The following are from one region of the Anguilla rostrata isolate EN2019 chromosome 7, ASM1855537v3, whole genome shotgun sequence genome:
- the LOC135259724 gene encoding RNA-binding protein 47-like isoform X1, with translation MSARPCSRPTAPDAAGGGRLLNRLDGFSIMTAEDSTTKPATMTTPNPSSQPACHPQQPHTSVPEGVAGAPNEPALVALMERTGYGMVQENGQRKYGPPPGWDGHAPPRGCEIFVGKIPRDVYEDELVPVFETVGRIYEMRLMMDFDGKNRGYAFVTYTQKHEAKRAVRELNNYEVRPGRLLGVCCSVDNCRLFIGGIPKTKKREEILEEVSKVTEGVLDVIVYASAADKMKNRGFAFVEYESHRAAAMARRKLMPGRIQLWGHQIAVDWAEPEIDVDEDVMETVKILYVRNLMIETSEETLRQVFGQFNPGCVERVKKIRDYAFVHFANRGDAVLAMDNLNGTEVEGSCIEVTLAKPVDKEQYTRYQKAAKGTTPAPETPQTNYIYQCDPYTLAYYGYPYNALIGPNREYFIKAGAIRGRGRAASGSRATGPRGSYLGGYSAGRGIYSRYHEGKAKQQDKPYELVPSLELAAVNPVGIKPGASQLTLPTLGGQYPMFSSGPAAKLLEEGKMHAVEHLINPLAMQHDHSTAAAATAAVLPAVSTPPPFQGRPITPVYAMAHNVQRIPTAAAAAGLYGAGYGASYAVPIAAPTTATLAALQKNAAVAAAAYGAYAGYMPQAFPAAAAFQVPIHDIYQTY, from the exons GCTCCTTAACAGATTGGATGGTTTTTCCATAATGACCGCAGAGGACTCCACAACGAAACCCGCCACCATGACCACACCCAACCCCAGCTCCCAGCCCGCCTGCCACCCCCAGCAACCCCACACCTCCGTGCCCGAGGGGGTGGCCGGGGCCCCCAACGAGCCGGCCCTGGTAGCCCTGATGGAGCGCACGGGCTACGGCATGGTCCAGGAGAACGGCCAGCGAAAGTACGGCCCCCCGCCCGGGTGGgatggccacgcccccccgcgGGGCTGCGAGATCTTCGTGGGGAAGATCCCGCGGGACGTCTACGAGGACGAGCTGGTGCCCGTCTTCGAGACGGTGGGGCGCATCTACGAGATGCGCCTGATGATGGACTTCGACGGGAAGAACCGGGGCTACGCCTTCGTCACGTACACCCAGAAGCACGAGGCCAAGCGGGCCGTGCGGGAGCTCAACAACTACGAGGTCCGCCCGGGGCGGCTCCTGGGCGTCTGCTGCTCGGTGGACAACTGCCGCCTCTTCATCGGGGGCATCCCGAAAACCAAGAAGCGCGAGGAGATCCTGGAGGAGGTCTCCAAGGTGACCGAGGGCGTGCTGGACGTCATCGTGTACGCCAGCGCCGCCGACAAGATGAAGAACCGCGGCTTCGCCTTCGTGGAGTACGAGAGCCACCGGGCGGCGGCCATGGCCCGGCGCAAGCTGATGCCGGGCCGCATCCAGCTGTGGGGCCACCAGATCGCCGTGGACTGGGCGGAGCCCGAGATCGACGTGGACGAGGACGTGATGGAGACGGTCAAGATCCTCTACGTGCGCAACCTGATGATCGAGACGTCGGAGGAGACGCTGCGGCAGGTCTTCGGCCAGTTCAACCCCGGGTGCGTGGAGCGCGTCAAGAAGATCCGCGACTACGCCTTCGTGCACTTCGCCAACCGCGGCGACGCCGTCCTCGCCATGGACAACCTCAACGGCACGGAGGTGGAGGGATCCTGCATCGAAGTGACTCTCGCCAAGCCCGTCGACAAGGAGCAGTACACTCGATACCAGAAGGCTGCCAAGGGGACCACCCCCGCCCCAGAGACCCCCCAGACCAACTACATTTACCAGTGCGATCCCTACACCCTCGCTTACTATGGGTACCCTTACAATGCACTCATAGGGCCCAACAGAGAATACTTCATCAAAG CAGGTGCTATAAGAGGGCGGGGCCGCGCAGCCTCAGGGAGCAGGGCCACGGGCCCGCGAGGGTCTTATCTGGGGGGCTACTCGGCCGGGCGCGGCATATACAGCAGGTACCACGAGGGCAAGGCCAAGCAGCAGGACAAGCCGTACGAGCTGGTGCCCAGCCTGGAGCTGGCAGCCGTCAACCCAGTGGGCATCAAGCCGGGCGCAAGTCAGT tgaCCCTCCCAACTCTGGGCGGTCAGTACCCCATGTTCTCCAGTGGCCCCGCTGCTAAACTATTGGAGGAGGGGAAGATGCACGCGGTCGAGCACCTGATCAACCCCCTGGCCATGCAGCACGACCACTCcacggccgccgccgccactgCCGCCGTCCTTCCCGCCgtctccaccccacccccattccaG GGCCGACCCATCACCCCGGTGTACGCCATGGCCCACAACGTCCAGCGCATcccgacggcggcggcggcggccggccTCTACGGGGCCGGCTACGGGGCCAGCTACGCCGTGCCCATCGCCGCGCCGACCACCGCCACCCTGGCGGCCCTGCAGAAGAACGCGGCCGTGGCGGCGGCCGCGTACGGAGCCTACGCCGGCTACATGCCTCAGGCCTTCCCCGCCGCCGCTGCCTTCCAGGTGCCCATTCATGACATCTATCAGACCTACTGA
- the LOC135259724 gene encoding RNA-binding protein 47-like isoform X7, which yields MSARPCSRPTAPDAAGGGRLLNRLDGFSIMTAEDSTTKPATMTTPNPSSQPACHPQQPHTSVPEGVAGAPNEPALVALMERTGYGMVQENGQRKYGPPPGWDGHAPPRGCEIFVGKIPRDVYEDELVPVFETVGRIYEMRLMMDFDGKNRGYAFVTYTQKHEAKRAVRELNNYEVRPGRLLGVCCSVDNCRLFIGGIPKTKKREEILEEVSKVTEGVLDVIVYASAADKMKNRGFAFVEYESHRAAAMARRKLMPGRIQLWGHQIAVDWAEPEIDVDEDVMETVKILYVRNLMIETSEETLRQVFGQFNPGCVERVKKIRDYAFVHFANRGDAVLAMDNLNGTEVEGSCIEVTLAKPVDKEQYTRYQKAAKGTTPAPETPQTNYIYQCDPYTLAYYGYPYNALIGPNREYFIKVTLPTLGGQYPMFSSGPAAKLLEEGKMHAVEHLINPLAMQHDHSTAAAATAAVLPAVSTPPPFQGRPITPVYAMAHNVQRIPTAAAAAGLYGAGYGASYAVPIAAPTTATLAALQKNAAVAAAAYGAYAGYMPQAFPAAAAFQVPIHDIYQTY from the exons GCTCCTTAACAGATTGGATGGTTTTTCCATAATGACCGCAGAGGACTCCACAACGAAACCCGCCACCATGACCACACCCAACCCCAGCTCCCAGCCCGCCTGCCACCCCCAGCAACCCCACACCTCCGTGCCCGAGGGGGTGGCCGGGGCCCCCAACGAGCCGGCCCTGGTAGCCCTGATGGAGCGCACGGGCTACGGCATGGTCCAGGAGAACGGCCAGCGAAAGTACGGCCCCCCGCCCGGGTGGgatggccacgcccccccgcgGGGCTGCGAGATCTTCGTGGGGAAGATCCCGCGGGACGTCTACGAGGACGAGCTGGTGCCCGTCTTCGAGACGGTGGGGCGCATCTACGAGATGCGCCTGATGATGGACTTCGACGGGAAGAACCGGGGCTACGCCTTCGTCACGTACACCCAGAAGCACGAGGCCAAGCGGGCCGTGCGGGAGCTCAACAACTACGAGGTCCGCCCGGGGCGGCTCCTGGGCGTCTGCTGCTCGGTGGACAACTGCCGCCTCTTCATCGGGGGCATCCCGAAAACCAAGAAGCGCGAGGAGATCCTGGAGGAGGTCTCCAAGGTGACCGAGGGCGTGCTGGACGTCATCGTGTACGCCAGCGCCGCCGACAAGATGAAGAACCGCGGCTTCGCCTTCGTGGAGTACGAGAGCCACCGGGCGGCGGCCATGGCCCGGCGCAAGCTGATGCCGGGCCGCATCCAGCTGTGGGGCCACCAGATCGCCGTGGACTGGGCGGAGCCCGAGATCGACGTGGACGAGGACGTGATGGAGACGGTCAAGATCCTCTACGTGCGCAACCTGATGATCGAGACGTCGGAGGAGACGCTGCGGCAGGTCTTCGGCCAGTTCAACCCCGGGTGCGTGGAGCGCGTCAAGAAGATCCGCGACTACGCCTTCGTGCACTTCGCCAACCGCGGCGACGCCGTCCTCGCCATGGACAACCTCAACGGCACGGAGGTGGAGGGATCCTGCATCGAAGTGACTCTCGCCAAGCCCGTCGACAAGGAGCAGTACACTCGATACCAGAAGGCTGCCAAGGGGACCACCCCCGCCCCAGAGACCCCCCAGACCAACTACATTTACCAGTGCGATCCCTACACCCTCGCTTACTATGGGTACCCTTACAATGCACTCATAGGGCCCAACAGAGAATACTTCATCAAAG tgaCCCTCCCAACTCTGGGCGGTCAGTACCCCATGTTCTCCAGTGGCCCCGCTGCTAAACTATTGGAGGAGGGGAAGATGCACGCGGTCGAGCACCTGATCAACCCCCTGGCCATGCAGCACGACCACTCcacggccgccgccgccactgCCGCCGTCCTTCCCGCCgtctccaccccacccccattccaG GGCCGACCCATCACCCCGGTGTACGCCATGGCCCACAACGTCCAGCGCATcccgacggcggcggcggcggccggccTCTACGGGGCCGGCTACGGGGCCAGCTACGCCGTGCCCATCGCCGCGCCGACCACCGCCACCCTGGCGGCCCTGCAGAAGAACGCGGCCGTGGCGGCGGCCGCGTACGGAGCCTACGCCGGCTACATGCCTCAGGCCTTCCCCGCCGCCGCTGCCTTCCAGGTGCCCATTCATGACATCTATCAGACCTACTGA